The following proteins come from a genomic window of Halorussus halophilus:
- a CDS encoding ArsR family transcriptional regulator, producing MSESTPTAGRTNPAGTDGESESRRQLLHVATEDVAHELLIDVAGHPEGAPSEKELDWMNPDVSRRTVGRRLENLIDAGVLERLAYEQGEQPDDAESSVRTFYQFTDRARELFSEVGMFDPDVWRPVYARVEKSDDVQAAEAVPRP from the coding sequence ATGTCCGAAAGTACACCGACCGCCGGGCGAACGAACCCCGCAGGCACGGACGGCGAGTCAGAGTCCCGTCGCCAACTTCTCCACGTCGCCACCGAGGACGTTGCCCACGAGTTGCTCATCGACGTGGCGGGCCACCCCGAAGGCGCGCCGAGCGAGAAGGAACTTGACTGGATGAACCCAGACGTATCACGCCGGACTGTCGGCCGACGACTGGAAAATCTAATCGATGCTGGCGTCCTCGAACGGTTGGCCTACGAGCAAGGCGAACAACCAGACGACGCCGAATCCAGTGTGCGGACGTTCTACCAGTTCACCGACCGCGCGCGAGAACTGTTCAGCGAAGTCGGCATGTTCGACCCCGACGTGTGGCGACCGGTGTACGCCCGCGTCGAGAAATCGGACGACGTGCAAGCGGCCGAGGCAGTGCCGCGGCCATAG
- a CDS encoding helix-turn-helix domain-containing protein has product MSDSSSINQSGPFEEQRRLFDLLSQETRHLVIQYLLGHPKHLMSLDELDYMIPKSKAAISDQLDTLIEAGIVDLYRYEPSENKRDLPSKFYGLTKRGVEVLYEYNYLRGVPAARALYKNTRKSSKIERHESAPRPTLPDAVRDGLSIDDEETAQAEN; this is encoded by the coding sequence ATGTCCGATAGCTCGTCTATCAACCAGTCCGGGCCGTTCGAGGAACAACGGCGTCTCTTCGATCTACTCTCCCAAGAGACGCGCCACCTCGTCATTCAGTACCTTCTCGGTCATCCGAAACATCTCATGTCTCTCGACGAGTTGGACTATATGATTCCGAAGAGCAAGGCGGCAATTAGCGACCAACTCGATACCCTCATCGAAGCAGGAATCGTAGACCTGTACCGCTACGAACCGAGTGAGAACAAACGCGATTTGCCGTCGAAATTCTACGGACTTACCAAGCGCGGTGTGGAAGTCCTTTACGAATACAATTACCTCCGTGGCGTCCCCGCAGCGCGTGCATTGTACAAGAACACTCGAAAATCTTCGAAAATCGAGCGACACGAGAGCGCACCACGACCCACCCTTCCTGATGCAGTTCGAGACGGACTCTCGATAGACGACGAAGAGACAGCACAAGCCGAAAACTAA
- the twy1 gene encoding 4-demethylwyosine synthase TYW1, translating into MSESDGPKQVDSPDYHSENHTAAQTCGWTANALRGEGKCYKNIFYGIESHRCIQMTPVVKCNERCVFCWRDHAGHAYELGDVEWDDPEAVVDASIRLQKKLLSGFGGNDEVPREVFEESMEPRHVAISLDGEPSLYPYLPELIEAFHDRDITTFLVSNGTRPEVIRECDPTQLYISVDAPERATFDRVVKAMEDDAWEKLLETMDVLAEKDETRTVLRTTLVGGQNVENPDWYAGFYQQADPDHIELKSYMHVGESRDRVERTSMLDHEDVIEFAEQVQEHMPEHEHLKQVPASRVALLSKEEDTWIPKLQKDSDFWARDPVSGD; encoded by the coding sequence ATGAGCGAATCGGACGGACCCAAACAGGTAGACAGTCCGGACTACCACAGTGAGAATCATACGGCAGCCCAAACATGCGGGTGGACAGCTAATGCTCTCCGGGGCGAAGGAAAATGTTATAAAAATATATTCTATGGAATTGAGTCCCACCGCTGTATCCAGATGACGCCAGTCGTCAAGTGCAACGAGCGGTGTGTCTTCTGCTGGCGCGACCACGCTGGCCACGCCTACGAACTCGGGGACGTGGAGTGGGACGACCCCGAAGCGGTCGTGGACGCTTCGATTCGCCTCCAGAAGAAACTCCTCTCTGGTTTCGGTGGCAACGACGAAGTGCCCAGAGAAGTGTTCGAGGAGTCGATGGAACCGCGCCACGTCGCCATCAGTCTCGACGGCGAACCGAGTCTCTATCCCTATCTCCCTGAACTTATCGAGGCGTTCCACGACCGCGACATCACTACCTTCCTCGTCTCAAATGGCACTCGTCCGGAGGTCATCCGGGAGTGTGACCCGACGCAACTCTACATCAGCGTGGACGCCCCCGAGCGGGCGACGTTCGACCGCGTCGTCAAAGCCATGGAGGACGACGCGTGGGAGAAACTTCTCGAAACGATGGACGTGCTGGCTGAGAAGGACGAGACCAGAACCGTCCTCCGAACGACCTTGGTCGGCGGCCAGAACGTCGAGAACCCCGACTGGTACGCGGGGTTCTACCAGCAGGCCGACCCGGACCACATCGAACTCAAGTCCTACATGCACGTCGGCGAGTCCCGCGACCGGGTGGAGCGCACGTCGATGCTCGACCACGAGGACGTAATCGAGTTCGCCGAACAGGTACAGGAACACATGCCCGAACACGAGCATCTGAAACAGGTGCCTGCCTCTCGGGTTGCCTTGCTGTCGAAAGAAGAGGATACGTGGATTCCGAAGTTGCAGAAGGACAGCGACTTCTGGGCGCGCGACCCTGTGAGTGGTGACTGA
- a CDS encoding MBL fold metallo-hydrolase, protein MGPIVTADPARAAQQSTETTTAIQEDSLTSRQQAYQALRNADLPGKKGPELRTTLNETLGVYTDENRVSTAVFATDRKVAAQTQSHATPVSTNLLASDAKLARTAVTDARRVFSQFRARDVEFDEAAVQNSLDTAESSLEKGDELRRKGSMGAFSHYERAWTAAQRALDRMDAATKPTVTITHRTDLPHNGSVTYTVKGTVSDVRMHDLENTTLTVNGERREVSFYKNTTPGGTSHFYTNVTLTDRINNITVRTTDPGTTYAANELETTGANNRGQSKKGGKKNKNKGKDTDKKRGSDGKQTDVAVERQTGRDTLLLDADGLPDYYERETTETNPLNPDSDSANTSANESANGLIDGAEDFDDDRVTNFLEFRNQLNPFDEDTDGDRLTDWFELTYTQLNPRVVDSDADGTTDDLEDFDDEGFENIREQQWETDPHDPDTDADNLTDKYEADTTGTAPTNPDSDSNHTAANESNDGLLDGAEDFDNDTLRTALEFSIETDPFDEDTDDDRLTDAFEHAYETVSPITADTDDDGVRDDREDPDNETLPNVLEQHYDTHPLVADTDTDNLTDAYEVNVTLTNPLTADSNSSRTATNEASNGISDGAEDFDEDALQTAIEAVVATNPFDPDTDDDRLLDGFEHSYDTIEPLQADTDQDGIRDDREDPDDETLPNVLEQQYGTNPLAADTDTDNLTDAYEVNTTETNPIVPDSDSKRTRPDEAGNDRFDGREDFDADDLITSLEYDAQTNPFDPDTDDDLLRDGFEYKYGPLDPLENDSDGDGLADAREDFDGDGLPNRLEQRYGTNPLSADTDGDGLTDSFEVNATKTNPTLTDSNSTATNTTEAGNDVSDAAEDLDGDNLTNLREQTLGTNPILNDTDSDGLLDGYEMQVTGTAPLNPDSDSNQTASSEADNDRPDGREDFDNDSLNTAFEQHADLDPFSSDTDSDGLTDSFEIAFSDLDPRATDSDGDGTSDANEDLDADGLSNVDEQAAGTMPLVNDTDTDNLSDGTEADLGTDPLAADTDADGLTDSEERDLGTNPLATDTDDDGLNDSVEIEYSAFNATVADSNGNGLDDGADDLDADGLTNNREATTATELAINDTDGDGVLDGRERNLGTNPLVVDTDDDGLTDFAELNVGADPLLADTDGDGTLDGNETYTTAKTDEESGVTLSVTGDGNAASNTTVEHQPAYHNGTDASAGPTVLVDTKSGNATKNDSGVDSTNVTVPVKTDATETRTEDLTVYVWNGSTKQAWHPVKTDVDVENRTASASVESGGYVTVLNKTAWEDAISVEKKKPREFNDSSLDCTGSCEGADNTISVGEDAGTSTLSTASITEVNSTNTTRNKTRRTRTKNKSSDNVTIQCVVGPDGSCDEDEDGTLNSWDECPSTAGYAGDGCPDTDGDGVHDGDDECKYEKEGANGENGCPVEDSDSDGIPDDKDDCDYSAGPKSNDGCPEPEDSDRDDDGVDDDDDSCPDTWGSKSNGCPDRDQDDDGTWDEYDPCPTDPYDRCDDPPEDPDSDGDGVDDDEDNCPSTENSGQANADGDADGDACDADDDGDGIDDDSDNCQYVANAAQVDRDGDGKGAACDANEPDYDEASWQLNVPAGTGNVYFEMEYLVDKSSDEQANLTIIGSGGETLSSLQDTNKWRQRTLDLGQFEGETVTVRLSTTGSATIQARNVRVYQDSDSDSLSDYRENQRWTIPYGYGDSFTLDPRDQDTDGDGLDDDEEVSLGPAPSNPASPLRVRYATSNPGEVDTDQDGLDDDAEKREQTNAFLADTDYDYLTDSEEVYLIGTDPTDRDTDGDGLFDGREGEIDVIIHGKRGTKDYANPLKADTDGDGLTDSQELGARIDGAYRLYSSPQFADTDTDGLDDKSERAWQTDPLSTDTDGDGFIDYVDTRPTTEDTPPKMKITAAESGIVFKKDYSERVRVTVRDSSQLASVELKGSYNPYYGDQFWKESNVQLADRRTVEDEDGETEYISTYLVGIYQHGVASEAPNKYYVNASDVHENELSMLVNPSQGSLVQGASVAAVPVVAGAPAGATTGTVTGGSIVGGVSLGTAAVAGGVVVAVGSAAYWAYDQRPAGGYDADVVAGQTSYVVPTVATAGAASTITTTEGVELTLPGGAAYDTPPRPLSGDHLRGFGKALTGVTLGVGAEQVEEEIEEEVEEEEPEDVERKGPYKERTYELSEEEKLIIRTIGRTIIKAYQITERADDDPEGDGNLDVSFIDVAKGQSILVQGPEGQNMLIDAGSSRTSRYEELLKSELEKQGVSTIHKLVITHGHEDHVAYIDDLLEDEDISVKSVYWNKIDVTGGEAKAAEEAIEDSGVTFDDDISTGDGSAISLRGVDIKVLNPESSYGTADQADEKSLALRIDSEGKTFLITSDIYDEEKLGVNGEVDVLTASHHGSATNGANSKEWFEQRNPSHVVITAKGNTHPHDEVLIRLNNLQNEPETHVTGISGTVTFVAEDGRLSVRGASSVTDPGEIMDELQKDLVHPSNVPRATVSG, encoded by the coding sequence ATGGGCCCCATCGTAACTGCAGACCCTGCTCGGGCGGCCCAGCAATCGACGGAAACTACGACTGCTATTCAAGAAGATTCACTGACCTCACGTCAACAGGCGTACCAAGCGTTACGAAACGCTGACCTCCCCGGAAAGAAGGGACCAGAACTCCGAACTACTCTCAACGAGACGCTCGGCGTCTATACGGACGAGAACCGAGTTTCTACAGCAGTGTTTGCAACCGACAGGAAAGTTGCCGCTCAGACACAGTCTCACGCTACTCCCGTCTCGACGAACCTGCTAGCATCGGACGCTAAACTCGCACGGACCGCCGTCACCGACGCTCGACGAGTGTTTTCCCAGTTTCGTGCGAGAGACGTCGAATTCGACGAGGCCGCCGTTCAGAACTCCCTCGATACCGCAGAATCATCGCTCGAAAAGGGAGACGAACTGCGACGCAAAGGTTCGATGGGTGCGTTCTCGCACTACGAGCGTGCGTGGACCGCTGCCCAGCGAGCGCTCGACCGGATGGATGCGGCAACGAAGCCGACCGTAACTATCACCCATCGGACTGACCTCCCGCACAACGGTTCTGTCACCTACACCGTCAAAGGCACCGTCTCAGACGTCCGAATGCACGACCTCGAGAACACGACGCTAACCGTCAACGGGGAACGACGGGAGGTGTCGTTCTACAAGAACACTACCCCCGGTGGGACGAGCCACTTCTACACGAACGTCACGCTGACCGACCGCATCAACAATATCACCGTTCGGACTACCGACCCGGGGACGACGTATGCGGCGAACGAACTCGAAACGACCGGTGCGAACAATCGCGGTCAGTCGAAGAAAGGTGGGAAGAAAAACAAGAATAAAGGTAAAGATACAGATAAAAAGCGTGGGTCGGACGGCAAACAGACCGACGTCGCTGTCGAACGACAGACTGGCCGTGACACACTCTTGTTGGACGCGGACGGACTTCCGGACTACTACGAGCGCGAGACCACCGAGACGAATCCATTGAACCCCGATAGCGACTCCGCGAACACGAGCGCGAACGAGTCCGCCAACGGACTCATCGACGGGGCGGAAGACTTCGACGACGACCGCGTCACCAACTTCCTCGAGTTCCGCAACCAGTTGAACCCGTTCGACGAGGACACCGACGGAGACCGACTGACGGACTGGTTCGAACTCACCTACACCCAGCTCAACCCGCGCGTCGTAGATAGCGACGCCGACGGGACGACTGACGACCTCGAAGACTTCGACGACGAAGGATTCGAAAACATCCGCGAACAACAGTGGGAGACAGACCCTCACGACCCTGACACGGACGCGGACAATCTCACCGACAAATACGAAGCCGATACGACGGGAACGGCACCGACGAATCCCGACAGCGATTCGAACCACACCGCCGCGAACGAATCGAACGACGGTCTCCTCGACGGGGCGGAGGACTTCGACAACGACACGCTTCGAACCGCGTTGGAGTTCAGTATCGAGACCGACCCGTTCGACGAAGATACCGACGACGACCGCCTAACCGATGCGTTCGAACACGCATACGAGACGGTCTCACCGATCACCGCTGACACGGACGACGATGGCGTCCGCGACGACCGAGAAGACCCTGACAACGAGACGCTGCCGAACGTCCTCGAACAGCACTACGACACCCATCCACTCGTTGCAGATACTGACACAGACAACCTCACGGACGCCTACGAGGTGAACGTCACACTCACGAACCCACTCACGGCCGACAGTAACTCCAGTCGTACTGCGACGAACGAAGCGTCGAACGGCATCAGCGACGGAGCCGAAGATTTCGACGAAGACGCACTACAGACGGCTATCGAAGCAGTCGTCGCAACCAACCCCTTCGACCCAGACACCGACGACGACCGACTGCTCGACGGGTTCGAACATTCCTACGACACTATCGAGCCGTTGCAGGCAGACACGGACCAAGATGGCATCCGCGACGACCGAGAAGACCCCGACGACGAGACACTGCCGAACGTCCTCGAACAACAGTACGGCACGAACCCACTCGCTGCTGATACCGACACAGACAACCTCACGGACGCCTACGAGGTGAACACGACGGAGACGAATCCGATAGTCCCCGACAGCGACTCGAAGCGAACCCGACCGGACGAAGCAGGAAACGACCGCTTCGACGGCCGTGAAGACTTCGACGCGGACGACCTCATCACGTCACTGGAGTACGACGCACAGACGAACCCCTTCGACCCAGACACCGACGACGACCTGCTCCGTGATGGTTTCGAGTACAAGTACGGCCCACTCGACCCACTCGAAAACGACTCTGACGGAGACGGTCTCGCAGACGCGCGCGAGGACTTCGACGGGGACGGACTGCCAAATCGCCTCGAACAGCGATACGGGACGAACCCACTTTCCGCAGACACAGACGGTGATGGTCTGACCGACTCCTTCGAGGTCAACGCCACGAAGACGAACCCGACGCTCACCGACAGTAACTCTACCGCAACGAACACCACCGAAGCCGGAAACGACGTCAGCGACGCCGCAGAGGACCTCGACGGCGACAACCTAACGAATCTCCGTGAGCAGACGCTCGGCACGAATCCCATCCTGAACGACACCGACAGCGACGGATTGCTCGACGGCTACGAGATGCAGGTTACTGGGACTGCCCCGCTGAACCCGGACAGCGACTCGAACCAGACTGCAAGCAGCGAAGCCGACAACGACCGTCCGGACGGACGCGAAGACTTCGACAACGACAGTCTCAACACTGCGTTCGAACAGCACGCGGACCTCGACCCGTTCAGTTCCGACACCGATAGCGACGGACTGACCGATTCGTTCGAAATCGCGTTCAGCGACCTCGATCCGCGAGCCACCGACTCGGATGGTGACGGTACCAGTGACGCGAACGAGGACTTGGATGCAGACGGCCTGTCCAACGTCGACGAGCAGGCCGCTGGCACGATGCCGTTGGTGAACGACACGGACACGGACAACCTCAGCGATGGCACCGAGGCCGACCTGGGCACCGACCCACTGGCTGCCGACACCGATGCAGACGGGTTGACCGATAGCGAAGAGCGTGACCTCGGCACGAATCCACTCGCGACTGACACTGACGACGACGGCCTCAACGATTCGGTCGAAATCGAGTATTCGGCCTTCAACGCGACTGTCGCTGACTCGAACGGTAATGGTCTCGACGACGGTGCCGACGACCTCGACGCCGACGGACTCACGAACAACCGAGAGGCCACTACCGCGACAGAACTCGCGATAAACGACACGGACGGCGACGGTGTCCTCGACGGTCGAGAACGTAATCTCGGCACGAACCCACTCGTCGTGGACACCGACGACGACGGTCTCACTGACTTCGCAGAACTAAACGTGGGCGCGGACCCACTCCTCGCGGACACGGACGGTGACGGAACTCTCGACGGCAACGAGACGTACACGACCGCCAAGACCGACGAGGAGAGCGGTGTTACGCTGTCGGTGACTGGAGACGGTAATGCAGCGAGCAATACGACTGTCGAACACCAGCCCGCGTATCACAACGGTACGGACGCAAGTGCTGGACCGACTGTGCTGGTCGATACTAAGAGCGGCAACGCGACGAAAAACGACAGTGGAGTTGACTCCACGAACGTCACCGTTCCCGTCAAGACCGACGCTACCGAGACGCGAACCGAGGACTTGACGGTCTACGTTTGGAACGGGAGCACCAAGCAAGCCTGGCATCCCGTCAAAACAGACGTGGACGTGGAGAACAGGACCGCGAGTGCGAGCGTCGAGTCCGGTGGTTACGTGACGGTGCTGAACAAGACCGCCTGGGAAGACGCCATTTCGGTCGAGAAGAAGAAACCCCGAGAGTTCAACGACAGTTCGCTCGACTGCACTGGCTCGTGTGAGGGCGCGGACAACACGATCTCTGTCGGTGAAGACGCCGGTACGTCCACGCTGAGTACCGCTTCGATTACGGAGGTCAACTCGACGAATACGACCCGAAACAAAACGAGGAGAACACGAACGAAAAACAAGTCCTCGGACAACGTGACGATTCAGTGTGTCGTCGGCCCAGACGGTAGCTGTGACGAAGACGAGGACGGCACGCTCAACTCGTGGGACGAGTGTCCGTCTACTGCTGGCTACGCCGGAGACGGCTGTCCGGACACCGACGGCGATGGTGTCCACGACGGCGACGACGAGTGTAAATACGAGAAAGAAGGCGCTAACGGGGAGAACGGCTGCCCCGTCGAGGACAGCGACTCCGACGGCATACCCGACGACAAGGACGACTGTGACTACAGTGCAGGGCCGAAGTCCAACGACGGGTGTCCGGAACCCGAAGATTCCGACCGTGACGACGACGGCGTCGACGACGACGACGACTCCTGTCCAGACACGTGGGGTAGCAAATCGAACGGGTGCCCGGACCGTGACCAGGACGACGACGGAACCTGGGACGAATACGACCCATGTCCAACGGACCCCTACGACCGCTGTGACGACCCACCGGAAGACCCCGACAGTGACGGCGACGGCGTCGACGACGACGAAGACAACTGTCCGAGCACCGAAAACAGCGGGCAGGCAAATGCTGACGGTGACGCCGATGGAGACGCCTGTGACGCAGACGACGACGGCGACGGTATCGACGACGACTCGGACAACTGTCAGTACGTGGCGAACGCCGCGCAAGTTGACCGTGACGGTGATGGAAAGGGTGCGGCCTGTGACGCGAACGAACCCGATTACGACGAAGCCTCCTGGCAGCTAAACGTGCCAGCAGGCACGGGCAACGTCTACTTCGAGATGGAGTACTTGGTGGACAAAAGCTCGGACGAGCAAGCGAACCTCACGATCATCGGCTCCGGTGGTGAGACGCTGAGTTCGCTCCAAGACACAAACAAGTGGCGACAGCGCACGCTCGACCTCGGACAGTTCGAAGGCGAGACCGTCACTGTTCGACTCAGCACCACGGGAAGTGCAACGATTCAGGCACGGAACGTCCGCGTGTATCAGGACTCCGACAGCGACTCCCTGTCGGACTATCGAGAGAATCAACGCTGGACGATTCCGTACGGCTACGGTGACTCGTTCACGCTCGACCCACGAGACCAGGACACCGACGGTGACGGCTTAGACGACGACGAAGAGGTCTCGCTCGGCCCTGCACCGTCGAACCCGGCGTCTCCGCTCCGAGTGCGGTACGCCACGTCGAACCCCGGCGAAGTCGATACTGACCAGGACGGACTCGACGACGACGCAGAGAAACGAGAACAGACGAACGCGTTCCTCGCGGACACCGACTACGACTACCTCACTGACAGCGAAGAAGTGTACCTAATCGGTACTGACCCGACCGACCGCGACACGGACGGTGACGGCCTGTTCGACGGCCGAGAAGGTGAGATCGACGTCATCATCCACGGCAAACGCGGCACCAAAGACTACGCGAACCCGCTGAAAGCCGACACAGACGGTGACGGCCTCACGGACAGCCAGGAACTCGGTGCTCGCATCGACGGTGCGTACCGTCTCTACAGTAGCCCGCAGTTCGCCGACACAGACACCGACGGCCTCGACGACAAAAGCGAACGGGCGTGGCAGACCGACCCGCTTTCGACGGACACCGACGGTGACGGCTTCATCGACTACGTCGATACGCGACCGACCACCGAGGACACGCCGCCGAAGATGAAGATCACCGCCGCTGAGTCCGGTATCGTCTTCAAGAAAGACTACAGCGAGCGCGTCCGCGTGACGGTTCGTGACAGCTCACAACTAGCGTCGGTCGAACTGAAAGGGTCGTACAACCCCTACTACGGCGACCAGTTCTGGAAAGAATCCAACGTCCAACTCGCTGACCGACGGACCGTCGAAGACGAGGACGGCGAGACGGAGTACATCTCGACGTACCTCGTCGGCATCTACCAGCACGGTGTTGCCAGCGAAGCGCCGAACAAGTACTACGTGAACGCCAGTGACGTCCACGAGAACGAACTCTCGATGCTGGTCAACCCATCTCAGGGGTCACTGGTGCAAGGTGCCAGCGTTGCCGCTGTGCCGGTTGTTGCAGGCGCTCCTGCCGGGGCGACCACAGGGACAGTAACCGGTGGCAGCATCGTCGGCGGCGTCAGTCTCGGGACCGCTGCCGTTGCTGGCGGTGTCGTCGTCGCCGTTGGCTCTGCAGCGTACTGGGCGTACGACCAACGGCCAGCAGGCGGGTACGACGCAGATGTCGTCGCAGGACAGACCTCGTACGTGGTGCCGACAGTCGCCACTGCTGGCGCTGCAAGCACCATCACGACGACAGAAGGCGTGGAACTCACGCTCCCGGGCGGTGCCGCGTACGATACCCCACCGCGTCCGCTCAGTGGTGATCACCTACGTGGGTTCGGGAAAGCACTCACTGGAGTAACCTTAGGTGTCGGTGCTGAGCAGGTCGAAGAGGAAATCGAAGAGGAAGTCGAAGAAGAAGAACCCGAAGACGTCGAACGCAAGGGTCCGTACAAGGAGCGTACGTACGAGCTTTCGGAAGAAGAGAAGCTCATCATCCGCACCATCGGTCGAACCATCATCAAGGCCTATCAAATCACCGAACGTGCGGACGATGACCCTGAAGGTGACGGCAATCTCGACGTTTCCTTCATCGACGTTGCGAAGGGCCAGAGCATCCTCGTGCAGGGACCCGAGGGGCAGAATATGCTGATTGATGCAGGGTCTTCGAGAACCTCTCGCTACGAGGAATTACTTAAATCTGAACTCGAAAAGCAGGGTGTCAGCACCATCCACAAACTGGTCATCACCCACGGTCACGAAGACCACGTTGCGTACATTGACGATCTCTTGGAAGACGAAGATATCAGCGTCAAGTCGGTCTATTGGAACAAGATCGATGTCACTGGCGGAGAAGCAAAAGCGGCCGAGGAAGCTATCGAAGACTCGGGAGTGACGTTTGACGATGATATTTCCACCGGCGATGGGAGTGCCATCTCGCTGCGTGGTGTGGATATCAAAGTCTTAAATCCTGAGTCCAGTTACGGAACAGCCGATCAAGCAGACGAAAAATCTCTCGCTCTGCGAATCGACTCCGAAGGGAAAACATTCCTCATAACCTCTGACATCTATGACGAAGAGAAGCTGGGTGTGAATGGGGAAGTGGACGTTCTCACTGCCAGCCACCACGGATCGGCTACCAACGGAGCAAACAGCAAAGAGTGGTTCGAGCAAAGAAATCCTTCGCACGTTGTGATCACCGCGAAAGGCAACACGCACCCTCACGATGAGGTGCTAATACGGCTGAATAATCTTCAGAACGAGCCTGAGACTCATGTAACTGGCATCTCCGGTACAGTTACGTTCGTGGCCGAAGACGGGAGGTTGTCGGTTCGTGGAGCTTCATCTGTAACTGATCCCGGAGAAATTATGGACGAGTTACAGAAAGATCTGGTTCATCCGAGTAACGTCCCACGAGCGACCGTTTCAGGTTAA